The Gasterosteus aculeatus chromosome 8, fGasAcu3.hap1.1, whole genome shotgun sequence genome has a window encoding:
- the s1pr3a gene encoding sphingosine 1-phosphate receptor 3a, producing MANQLKDGMNAVIVSHYNHSGKWDKSRGGGACKTALLLFICVLIVLENVTVLLTLWRNKRFHSRMYFLIGNLALSDLLAGVAYVVNIFTSGSNTYFLTPAQWLAREGSMFVALSASTFSLLAIGIERHMTMVRLRPCEAAGRGRLLGLLAACWLVSVLLSALPSMGWNCLDNMASCSTVLPLYAKSYVAFCISVFSALLVAIIILYIRIYRLVTSSGRRVSSRPSERSLALLRTVVIVLGLFVMCWTPLFVLLLLDVGCSPDRCPVLYQVDWFIALAVLNSALNPLIYTLSSREMRAAFFRLLCCCQGGLEQTGTAAAGNPNLGTVIPTVENSKTSAGGGSGGGKSTLNRGKVPAAISADNKHGDPSATGAALPAGPAHLLSAVLVKAGALPTLGKF from the coding sequence ATGGCGAACCAACTGAAGGATGGGATGAACGCCGTCATCGTCAGCCACTACAACCACTCAGGAAAGTGGGACAAGTCTCGCGGCGGCGGCGCCTGCAAGACGgcgctgctgctcttcatctgcGTGCTCATCGTCCTGGAGAACGTCACGGTGCTGCTCACTCTCTGGAGGAACAAGCGCTTCCACAGTCGCATGTACTTCCTCATTGGGAACCTGGCGCTGTCGGACCTGCTGGCCGGCGTGGCCTACGTGGTCAACATCTTCACCTCGGGGAGCAACACCTACTTCCTGACGCCGGCGCAGTGGCTGGCCAGAGAAGGGAGCATGTTCGTGGCCCTCAGCGCGTCCACCTTCAGCCTCCTGGCCATCGGGATCGAGAGGCACATGACCATGGTGCGCTTGCGTCCGTGCGAGGCGGCGGGTCGGGGGAGGCTTCTCGGGCTGCTGGCGGCCTGCTGGCTCGTGTCGGTGCTGCTCAGCGCCCTGCCCAGCATGGGCTGGAACTGCCTGGACAACATGGCCTCCTGCTCCACGGTGCTCCCGCTCTACGCCAAGAGTTACGTGGCCTTCTGCATCAGCGTGTTCAGCGCCCTGCTGGTGGCCATCATCATCCTCTACATCCGGATTTACCGCCTGGTCACCTCCAGCGGCCGCAGGGTGAGCAGCCGGCCTTCGGAGCGCTCGCTGGCCTTGCTGCGGACGGTGGTGATCGTTCTGGGATTGTTTGTCATGTGCTGGACGCCGCTCTTCGTCCTCCTGTTGCTGGATGTCGGCTGCAGCCCAGACCGGTGCCCCGTGCTCTACCAGGTGGACTGGTTCATAGCCCTGGCGGTCCTCAACTCGGCCCTCAACCCTCTGATCTACACGCTGTCGAGCAGGGAGATGAGGGCGGCCTTCTTCaggctgctgtgctgctgccaGGGCGGCCTGGAGCAAACCGGGACGGCCGCGGCGGGCAACCCCAACCTGGGAACGGTCATCCCCACGGTGGAGAACAGCAAGACCAGCGCGGGGGGCGGCAGCGGGGGCGGCAAGTCCACGCTGAACAGGGGGAAGGTCCCCGCGGCCATCAGCGCCGACAACAAGCACGGAGACCCCTCAGCCACTGGCGCGGCCCTTCCCGCCGGGCCCGCGCACCTCCTCTCGGCCGTGCTGGTGAAGGCGGGGGCGCTGCCGACCCTCGGCAAGTTCTGA